GAATGCCCAGGTTGGTCCGGTGTTCACCGCCTTCCGATGTAACGCGACAGTCGGCGGCATATTTGACAGGATTGCGGCGCAGAAACCGCAGGTCGATTTCACGGCTTCCGACGGTATCCGGCATGAACTCTGGGCAGTGGCCGATGAATACACCATCAAGGAAATAATCGCCTCCTTCGCCGGCCTCGACTATCTGTATATTGCCGATGGCCACCACCGCAGTGAGGCGGCATCTCAGGTGGCGCGCCATTTCCGCGAGCATAATCCGCATCACACCGGCCAGGAGCCATATAATTTCTTTCTCAACGTGCTGTTTCAGGACCGCGAGCTGCATATCCTGCCATATAACCGGGTGGTGAAGGACCTCAACGGCCTGACCCCGTCGCAGCTCCTGGAGAAAGCGGCGGCGTCATTCGAGATCACGCCGTACACACAAGGGGAACTGACCCCCCGACGGGTGCACGAGTTTGGTCTGTACGCCGAGAATCGATGGTACCTGCTGACTGCAAAGCCCGGGACGTTCGACGCCACACACCCTACCCGGTCGATAGACGCCGCTATCCTCTCGGAGAATCTGCTGGCGCCGCTTCTGGGAATCATCAATCCCCGAACCGACAAGCGGATCGATTTCGTGGGGGGAATCCGCGGTACCGCCGAATTGGTGCGGCTGGTCAACTCCGGGAATTATAAGATCGCATTCTC
This genomic window from Candidatus Zixiibacteriota bacterium contains:
- a CDS encoding DUF1015 family protein translates to MSIVRPFKGVRPKPELAASVACPPYDVLSTSEARAMAQGNPNSFLRVNKSELEFPDGTDPYSSIVYQRAAENLNRLRHDTILVQDPSPCFYVYRLTMNKRSQTGLVALTSVDEYDRGIIKKHEHTRPEKVKDRANHIIQVNAQVGPVFTAFRCNATVGGIFDRIAAQKPQVDFTASDGIRHELWAVADEYTIKEIIASFAGLDYLYIADGHHRSEAASQVARHFREHNPHHTGQEPYNFFLNVLFQDRELHILPYNRVVKDLNGLTPSQLLEKAAASFEITPYTQGELTPRRVHEFGLYAENRWYLLTAKPGTFDATHPTRSIDAAILSENLLAPLLGIINPRTDKRIDFVGGIRGTAELVRLVNSGNYKIAFSLYPTSIEQLFTVADAGEVMPPKSTWFEPKLRDGMVVNMLTD